From Diospyros lotus cultivar Yz01 chromosome 4, ASM1463336v1, whole genome shotgun sequence, a single genomic window includes:
- the LOC127798769 gene encoding uncharacterized protein At4g28440-like, which yields MAEAKSAMRKPVFTKVDQLRPGTSGHNLTVKVVSSKMVVQKGRADRPQVRQMRIAECVVGDETGTIVFTARNDQVDMMKSDATVILRNAKIDMFKGSMRLAVDKWGRVEVTEPASFTVGEENNLSLVEYELVNVVEE from the exons ATGGCTGAAGCAAAATCAGCTATGAGGAAACCAGTATTCACTAAGGTTGATCAGCTGCGACCTGGCACAAGTGGACATAACCTAACTGTGAAGGTTGTTAGTTCGAAGATGGTTGTACAGAAGGGCCGTGCAGATCGTCCTCAAGTACGCCAAATGCGGATTGCTGAGTGCGTGGTTGGTGATGAAACAGGCACAATTGTATTTACTGCAAGGAATGACCAAG TCGACATGATGAAGTCTGATGCTACTGTAATTCTGCGCAATGCAAAAATAGACATGTTTAAGGGCTCAATGCGGCTTGCTGTGGACAAGTGGGGTCGTGTTGAAGTGACTGAGCCTGCGAGCTTCACtgttggagaagaaaataaCCTATCCTTGGTTGAATACGAACTAGTGAACGTGGTGGAAGAGTAA